In the genome of Mucilaginibacter sp. 14171R-50, the window ACCCGCTCATCGCGGCCGTGGGGCAACGGCCATAATATTACCGACCAATCTTTGCCCTGCCAGTGGATGGATGTATTGGCTATCATCACCTCCTTTGGCAAAACGCCTTTAAAAATATCGTCCTGTGGTTTTAATATCCCTGCACTATCGGGCTCATTTGCATAAGTTATCCGCGACTGCGGGTCTACGAACATCGTTGGGCCATAAACATCAGCTTTCCATATCTGTTGATGGTAAGCGGCGCGTTCAGCCTCCTTAAAGTACGTGGCGGCCAGTTTATCGGTACTATCGGTGTTCTGGGCGTTGCCCGTCAGCACAGACAAGGAAAGGATAAGCACTATTAACTTTTTCATCGCGGTTTTTGTTCAATTATCGGCAACAAACCGCTGTTGCACTGTCTTTATTATACCAAGTGCACAAAATATTATATAAGTGGGTACCCGGCTGTCGTTCGTCCGGCAAATACAACCGTTGATATAAAAATTATTTGGTTGAGTTTGATTTGCATAAATTGCCTTATGCGCAAAACGTTGCTCCATCTTGTCTTTTGGGCGGTGTTCTTCCTGATGTGGAACAGGATCATGTATTTCTACGTGGATAACCGGATGAACAGGTTGTATTTTACAGGAGTGGATGTGGCGCTGGTAGCTTCGGCATTCTATATCGTTTACCTGTATATTATGCCCGATTATTTACGGCGTAAAAGCGTGGTTAAGCTGGTATTGCTCTCTACCGTGCTTATTGCCGTGCTATCGGGCATCTACTCGTTTATAATGCTGTTGTTTTTGCGCGAGCAGCTTGTGCCCATCCATTTTGATTTTACGTGGAACTACGAAGACCTGCAGTACAATCGTTTCTTTATCGCCCTGGTTGGCGTGCTTGCCGGTTGTTCTGTTAAGATCATAAAAGACCGTCAGGACGTGAGCAGGCGACTGGTTTTAATGGAAAAGGAAAAATCGACAGCAGAACTCTCGTACCTGAAAGCGCAGATCAACCCTCATTTCCTTTTCAACTCGTTAAACAACCTGCACGCGCAAATGGAGCTTGATACGGCTGAAGCCAGGAGCACGTTGATATCGCTCTCGGATATGCTCCGTTACCAACTCTATGAATGTAATACCGATGCGATTGAGTTGAATAAAGAACTGGCCTACCTGAAAAACTATTTTAACCTGCAAAGCATCCGTAAGGATAATTGCAGCGCGCGCCTTTCCGTTTCGGGCAATTACGATGGCTTGCGGATAGCCCCTCTGCTGCTTATTCCATTTGTTGAGAACGCCTTTAAATACGTATCTGACCATGATGGCCGGGATAACTTTATCAAAGCGGATGTCAGCCTTCAAAATAACGAACTGCTATTCTGTTGCAGCAATACGTTTGATGTTGAAAGCCAAAGCGAGACTGACCGTTCAAACAAAGGTATAGGCCTTATAAATGTGCGCAAACGGCTACAACTGATATACGGCAACAATCATATGCTTACGCAGGAAATTGACAACGGAGTTTACACCGTTAAACTAACCTTAAAATTAACGTAATGCTTAACTGTTTAATAGTGGATGACGAGCCGCTTGCCCGCCGGCAAATTGAAAGCTATGTAAGCCGCATACCTTTTTTAAAACTGGTTGGCAGCGTACGAAACACCGCCGCTGCTATGCAGGTTTTACACTCAGATCCCGTAGACCTTATCTTCCTTGATATTAAAATGCCGGGGATAACCGGTATCGACTTCTTAAAAAATAATGACGTTTTTCAACAGGTCATTTTCATCACCGCTTTCCCGGAGTATGCCATTGAGGGTTTTGAGCTGGAGGTGACCGATTACCTGATGAAGCCAGTAACCTTCGGACGTTTTTTGAAAGCATGCGAAAAAGCATTTGACAGGGTTGGCGGCTCAGACACCATCCGGTCAATTCAGGCACGGCCAGGTTTTTTGTACGTAAAATGCAACCAGCGCTTTCAAAAGATATTGGTAAACGATATCCTGTTTATCGAGGCTATGCTTAACTATGTTACCATAGTAACTACATCGGGCAAATACATCGTTTACTCCAGTTTAAAAGCCATCTGGGGCAGCCTGCCGCCGCAACAATTTATCAGGATACATAAATCGTACCTGGCGGGTGTGGCGCACATTACTGCTATCAGTTCCGGCCATGTTCATATCCGGGAGCATGCTTTGCCCGTAAGCCGCGCAAATAAACAGGCTGTTGTAAAAATGGCCTTAACGTTATCCACTTAATGTCATCCAAGTTTCTAAATCCCGTCACCCCCGCATCACGAATCAATTATTCGTATTTTATTTAAAATGTTTTGGTGAGCTTCGCGTCTACATAGGTATATACACAACAATACGCATATGAAAAACGACTACTTAACCATAAACGGCGACTGCCTTTCTATCAATAATACCTCACCTGATACCGAAAAAGAACTGGCTATTTTATTTCTTGATATCCGCAATTTTACCGGGCTGATGGAATCACAGCCGGGCCACTCGGTTATACAAGTGGTGCGACGCTTGTTCACTGCCTTTAACCAGATCATCAAAAACTTTCAGGGCAAGGTTGTAGAAATTGCCGGTGATAACCTATACGCTGTTTTTGGCCTGCAAACTAACATACGCGAGGCGGCAAACAACGCGTACCATGCCGCCAGGATGATGTTTGAAACGGTTAACCTTTTTAACAGGGCGCATGGCGGCCCTTTTGAAGGCGGCCCGCTCGAAATAGGCGTAGGCCTGCATACGGGGAAAGTGTTTGTCGGCGAATTTGGACTTGACAAGCCGGCCGCCCTCTCGGTAATGGGCTTGCCCGTTAATATCGCCGCCCGTTTACAAGCAAAAACCAAAGAACTTAATAACGACATGCTTATTTCTGAAGACGCCTATCGGCTTTTAGAACCAGAGGACACATCATTTGGCTATAAAACCGTGGGGTTGCAGGGAATATCGCAAAGCCAGCAAGTACGTTTAGCAGGTAAACCCTATAATAACCAACACTCGCTTTCAGCATCGCAGCAGCATATAGATTATTTGCTGGCTATTTCGGGCTAAAGTTATCACCAATACCTAAGCTATCGGCGTAAATAAATGTTGATATTATGTTTGCACATATCAACATATAATGTAATTTCGGCATAACCAATCACCGTTATTATATTCATATGATACGATATTTATTAACCCTCTGTTTGCTAACTTCCGCGGGTTACGGCAGTTTGTATGCACAGCAAACCAATAATAAAGTAATTGCTGCCGAAATACTTGGCAACAGCAAGCTTGATACAACACAAAGCCGGGCGCTTGTTTTGCTGAACGGCTTTTCGGCCGGAACTTCTTATAACGAGGTTTGGATACGGGATTTTAACACCTTTATAAAGGGTTCGCTTAAAGTGCATCCTAAAGAAACCGTAAAACAAATGCTGTTGCTATTTTTTAAGATACAGGGCACAGACGGCAATATCGTTGACGGATTGGTTGATACCTCGAAAGCACACGGTGGCTACGCGTACAGATACTCTGAACTGCTGCCAACCTGGGCGGGCCATAAAAACACTGTGGAAACAGACCAGGAGTCGTCGCTGATCCAGGCTGTACGTAAATACATCGATGTAACCGGCGATACATCCATCCTGCAGGAAAAAATAGACGGTAA includes:
- a CDS encoding sensor histidine kinase produces the protein MRKTLLHLVFWAVFFLMWNRIMYFYVDNRMNRLYFTGVDVALVASAFYIVYLYIMPDYLRRKSVVKLVLLSTVLIAVLSGIYSFIMLLFLREQLVPIHFDFTWNYEDLQYNRFFIALVGVLAGCSVKIIKDRQDVSRRLVLMEKEKSTAELSYLKAQINPHFLFNSLNNLHAQMELDTAEARSTLISLSDMLRYQLYECNTDAIELNKELAYLKNYFNLQSIRKDNCSARLSVSGNYDGLRIAPLLLIPFVENAFKYVSDHDGRDNFIKADVSLQNNELLFCCSNTFDVESQSETDRSNKGIGLINVRKRLQLIYGNNHMLTQEIDNGVYTVKLTLKLT
- a CDS encoding LytTR family DNA-binding domain-containing protein, yielding MLNCLIVDDEPLARRQIESYVSRIPFLKLVGSVRNTAAAMQVLHSDPVDLIFLDIKMPGITGIDFLKNNDVFQQVIFITAFPEYAIEGFELEVTDYLMKPVTFGRFLKACEKAFDRVGGSDTIRSIQARPGFLYVKCNQRFQKILVNDILFIEAMLNYVTIVTTSGKYIVYSSLKAIWGSLPPQQFIRIHKSYLAGVAHITAISSGHVHIREHALPVSRANKQAVVKMALTLST
- a CDS encoding adenylate/guanylate cyclase domain-containing protein → MKNDYLTINGDCLSINNTSPDTEKELAILFLDIRNFTGLMESQPGHSVIQVVRRLFTAFNQIIKNFQGKVVEIAGDNLYAVFGLQTNIREAANNAYHAARMMFETVNLFNRAHGGPFEGGPLEIGVGLHTGKVFVGEFGLDKPAALSVMGLPVNIAARLQAKTKELNNDMLISEDAYRLLEPEDTSFGYKTVGLQGISQSQQVRLAGKPYNNQHSLSASQQHIDYLLAISG